From the genome of Flavobacterium luteolum, one region includes:
- a CDS encoding tetratricopeptide repeat protein, producing the protein MRNILIGIVLLCSGFAFAQNEQLAQYYYDKGDFDKAKISYEELLKNAPSNTQYFLRTVECYQQLQQFANAEKAIQDRYNRYKQGVFLVELGYNFQLQKNDSKAKNYYEQAIEKIKVNPNDVYGIASSFEKKVLLEYALKAYQTAMQIQPNFNFNFQIGMLYGQLGKTDLMIDLLLTESFANPQNTNLIQTQLSRFMNGETDNTAFKDAMRKALILRTQKDQDVFWNHYLSWFYVQQKEFGKAFIQEKAIYKREPESLMSIVNLSQFAMNENDDETAVEILNFILQNTKDLGLLIQSNAYLMQIKIDNAQEKDYPLIDQELKQLLATYEISPFTLSLQIIQAHFLAFNLKKTEEGKAVIKKALELNLNEYQKADAKMELADILLLEEKYNQALIYYSQIQLDLKNDVMAHEASLKSAKTSYYKGDFEWANKQFKELKAANTQLIANDALEYFLLINDNTAADSTQVALKAFAKGDFLIYQNKKQEAITQFQNILKTFKGQEIEAVTLLRLGKVYESQKDFASALSQYQQIIDNHSDGIYVDEALFFSAEIYNDELKDPEKAKPLYEKVIFNHQDSIYFVDARKKYRELRGDKNL; encoded by the coding sequence ATGAGAAACATATTGATTGGTATCGTTTTGTTATGTTCTGGTTTTGCGTTTGCACAAAACGAGCAGCTGGCACAATATTATTACGATAAAGGTGATTTTGATAAAGCTAAAATCAGTTATGAAGAGCTTTTGAAAAATGCGCCCTCTAATACGCAGTATTTTTTAAGAACTGTCGAATGTTATCAGCAGTTACAGCAATTCGCGAATGCCGAAAAAGCTATTCAAGATCGATACAACCGCTACAAACAAGGTGTTTTCTTGGTGGAGTTAGGATACAATTTCCAGTTGCAGAAAAACGATTCTAAGGCCAAAAATTACTACGAACAGGCAATTGAAAAAATAAAGGTAAATCCGAATGATGTTTACGGAATTGCGAGTTCGTTTGAGAAAAAAGTATTGCTAGAATATGCCTTAAAAGCGTATCAGACTGCAATGCAAATCCAGCCAAATTTCAATTTTAATTTTCAAATCGGAATGCTGTACGGACAGTTAGGTAAAACCGATTTAATGATTGACTTGTTGTTGACAGAATCTTTTGCAAATCCGCAAAACACCAATTTGATTCAGACGCAATTGTCAAGATTCATGAATGGCGAAACCGATAATACGGCTTTTAAAGATGCAATGCGAAAAGCATTAATCTTAAGAACTCAAAAAGATCAAGATGTTTTCTGGAATCATTATTTAAGCTGGTTTTATGTACAGCAGAAAGAATTCGGAAAAGCCTTTATTCAGGAAAAAGCCATTTACAAACGCGAGCCGGAATCGTTAATGAGTATTGTCAATTTGAGTCAGTTTGCGATGAATGAAAACGATGACGAAACAGCTGTTGAAATCCTGAATTTCATTCTTCAAAATACCAAAGATTTAGGTTTGCTGATTCAGTCTAATGCTTATTTAATGCAAATAAAGATCGATAATGCACAGGAAAAAGACTATCCATTAATCGATCAGGAATTGAAGCAATTGCTGGCTACTTACGAAATCAGTCCTTTTACCTTATCTTTGCAAATCATTCAAGCGCATTTTTTGGCCTTTAATTTGAAAAAGACTGAAGAAGGAAAGGCAGTAATCAAAAAGGCTTTAGAATTAAATCTAAACGAATATCAAAAAGCTGATGCTAAAATGGAGCTGGCCGATATTTTGCTTTTAGAAGAAAAGTACAATCAGGCGCTGATTTATTATTCGCAAATTCAATTGGATTTGAAAAATGATGTAATGGCGCACGAAGCCAGTTTGAAATCAGCTAAAACAAGTTATTACAAAGGTGATTTTGAATGGGCAAATAAACAATTCAAAGAATTAAAAGCGGCCAATACGCAGTTAATCGCCAATGACGCTCTAGAATATTTTCTTTTAATTAATGATAATACCGCCGCCGATTCAACTCAAGTTGCTTTAAAAGCGTTTGCAAAGGGCGATTTCTTAATTTATCAGAATAAAAAACAAGAAGCGATAACGCAGTTTCAGAATATTTTAAAAACCTTTAAAGGTCAAGAAATAGAAGCCGTAACTTTGCTTCGTTTAGGAAAAGTATACGAAAGTCAGAAAGATTTTGCTTCGGCTTTAAGCCAATATCAGCAAATCATTGACAATCACAGCGACGGAATTTATGTTGATGAAGCATTGTTTTTCTCAGCAGAAATTTACAACGACGAACTAAAAGATCCAGAAAAGGCAAAGCCTTTATATGAAAAGGTAATTTTTAATCATCAAGACAGTATTTACTTTGTTGATGCCAGAAAAAAATACCGAGAGTTAAGAGGGGATAAGAATCTATAA
- the lgt gene encoding prolipoprotein diacylglyceryl transferase has protein sequence MMNGILNWNVDPVIFWITDSFPLKYYGALFACGLLLGFYIVRNIYKKENLSLDNLDTLLIYVIVGTVLGARLGHCFFYEPEYFLKNPIEILLPIQKIKGVYQFVGYQGLASHGGSIGVLTAMILYCRKYKVQFLGLLDKMAVAVPVTGTFIRMGNFMNSEIYGKPTNGNWGVVFERDDLIPRHPTQLYEAFAYLLIFGILFYMYKSEKIRNAQGLIFGTFLTLLFTARFIIEFFKENQEAFENNMLINMGQILSIPFILIGLALIFWKTRKVSVYSDSLQ, from the coding sequence ATGATGAATGGAATTTTAAACTGGAACGTAGATCCTGTTATTTTCTGGATTACAGATAGTTTTCCTTTAAAATATTACGGAGCTCTTTTTGCCTGCGGACTTCTTTTAGGCTTTTACATTGTTAGAAATATTTATAAAAAAGAAAATCTTTCGCTAGATAATCTCGATACATTATTGATTTATGTAATTGTCGGAACCGTTTTAGGAGCCAGACTTGGGCATTGTTTCTTTTACGAACCGGAGTATTTCTTAAAAAATCCGATAGAAATCCTTTTGCCAATTCAGAAAATAAAAGGAGTTTATCAATTTGTGGGCTATCAAGGTTTGGCAAGTCACGGAGGTTCTATTGGAGTACTAACGGCAATGATTTTATACTGCCGAAAATACAAAGTGCAATTTTTAGGACTTTTAGATAAAATGGCTGTTGCAGTTCCTGTAACGGGTACATTTATTAGAATGGGGAATTTTATGAATTCTGAAATCTATGGAAAACCAACTAATGGAAATTGGGGAGTGGTTTTTGAAAGAGATGATTTGATTCCGAGGCATCCAACACAATTGTATGAAGCTTTTGCGTATTTACTGATTTTCGGAATTCTATTTTACATGTATAAATCAGAAAAAATTAGAAATGCACAAGGATTAATCTTTGGAACTTTCTTAACTTTATTATTTACAGCTCGTTTTATAATTGAATTTTTCAAAGAAAATCAAGAAGCTTTTGAAAATAATATGCTAATTAATATGGGACAGATTTTAAGCATTCCATTTATTTTAATTGGTTTAGCTCTGATTTTTTGGAAAACTAGAAAAGTCTCAGTTTACAGTGACAGTTTACAGTAA
- a CDS encoding DMP19 family protein, whose protein sequence is MEFGKIIISETAANSENPQDVVNSNISVINLMREEKIDDDLIHEDALMSYYLDFYASKYAEGNFSKFVHDSGWNKELNELIEEGLALIGAEKHLELFKEQSRKLRLQSNIKLGKFLKDKYDAPNAFKDLLNNNVYFELDENLTELNAAFLKSHPDTEVLSVDEMFKTLEEFVGHEIKRD, encoded by the coding sequence ATGGAATTCGGTAAAATCATTATTTCAGAAACGGCTGCAAATAGCGAAAATCCTCAAGACGTTGTAAATTCGAATATTTCGGTAATCAATTTAATGCGCGAAGAAAAAATAGACGACGATTTAATTCACGAAGATGCTTTAATGAGTTATTATTTAGATTTTTATGCGTCGAAATATGCTGAAGGAAATTTTTCGAAGTTTGTTCATGATTCGGGCTGGAATAAAGAACTGAACGAATTAATCGAAGAAGGCTTAGCTTTAATTGGTGCCGAAAAGCATTTGGAATTGTTTAAAGAACAAAGCCGCAAATTGCGTTTGCAGAGTAATATTAAATTAGGAAAATTTCTAAAAGATAAATATGATGCTCCGAACGCTTTTAAAGACTTGCTAAATAACAATGTTTATTTTGAATTGGACGAAAATCTGACCGAATTGAATGCTGCATTTTTAAAATCGCATCCGGATACAGAAGTACTTTCGGTCGACGAAATGTTTAAAACACTGGAAGAGTTTGTAGGACACGAAATTAAGAGAGATTAA
- the proC gene encoding pyrroline-5-carboxylate reductase encodes MKVHIIGGGNLGVSIALGIAKFSKNNQVTVTRRNTASIQYLSEYGITVSNDNKHNIEEADVVILTIKPYQVDTVLAEILPVIQNKTIASAVSGLSLDMLQTKTNFEYPVVRIMPNIAAQFGESATCISFPEKYAANASPVVDLFQDLGTAPVIDEKLMDAATVLGACGTAYALRYIRASMQAGIEIGFDSNTALAIAAQTVKGAAKMLLEERVHPEQLIDRVTTPQGCTIVGLNEMEHNGFSSSLIKGIKTSLKQIKG; translated from the coding sequence ATGAAAGTACACATTATTGGAGGAGGAAACCTTGGGGTTTCTATTGCCTTAGGAATTGCTAAATTCTCGAAAAACAACCAAGTTACTGTCACAAGAAGAAACACAGCAAGTATTCAATATTTATCTGAGTACGGAATTACTGTTTCTAACGATAATAAACACAACATTGAGGAAGCTGATGTTGTAATTTTGACTATAAAACCCTATCAGGTAGATACTGTTTTGGCCGAAATTCTGCCAGTTATCCAAAATAAAACAATTGCTTCGGCGGTTAGCGGATTGTCTTTGGATATGCTTCAAACCAAAACAAATTTTGAATATCCAGTTGTTCGCATTATGCCAAATATTGCGGCACAGTTTGGAGAATCGGCAACTTGTATTTCTTTCCCTGAAAAATATGCAGCAAATGCTTCACCAGTTGTTGATTTGTTTCAAGATTTAGGAACTGCTCCTGTAATAGATGAAAAACTAATGGATGCAGCAACAGTTTTAGGTGCGTGCGGAACTGCATACGCATTGCGTTATATTCGCGCTTCTATGCAAGCAGGAATCGAAATTGGATTTGATTCTAATACTGCTCTAGCAATCGCGGCACAAACGGTAAAAGGGGCGGCAAAAATGCTTTTAGAAGAACGAGTGCACCCAGAACAATTAATCGACCGTGTAACGACGCCTCAAGGCTGTACAATTGTCGGTTTAAATGAAATGGAACACAATGGATTTAGCTCATCATTAATTAAAGGAATCAAAACTTCTTTAAAACAAATCAAAGGTTAG
- the rsmA gene encoding 16S rRNA (adenine(1518)-N(6)/adenine(1519)-N(6))-dimethyltransferase RsmA: protein MEKVKAKKHLGQHFLKDESVAKAIADTLSLKGYEEVLEIGPGMGVLTKYLLEKPITTHVIEIDTESVAYLDAHYPKLKDKIISQDFLKYNINEVYQDKQFAIIGNFPYNISSQIVFRTLDLKHQIPEFSGMFQKEVAERICEKKGSKTYGILSVLAQAFYTTEYLFTVDENVFIPPPKVKSGVMRMTRKEDYSLPCSEKLFFTVVKTAFQQRRKTLRNSLKTLNLSDKLREDTIFDKRPEQLSVDEFIELTLKIETDGVQS from the coding sequence ATGGAAAAAGTAAAAGCAAAAAAACATTTAGGACAGCACTTTCTTAAAGACGAAAGTGTCGCAAAGGCTATTGCAGATACTTTGAGTCTTAAAGGATATGAGGAGGTTCTAGAAATAGGGCCAGGAATGGGTGTGCTTACTAAATATTTACTTGAAAAGCCAATTACCACACACGTTATTGAGATCGATACCGAATCGGTAGCGTATTTGGATGCACATTATCCAAAATTAAAAGACAAGATTATTTCTCAGGATTTCCTGAAGTATAATATAAATGAAGTTTACCAAGACAAACAGTTTGCCATAATTGGAAACTTTCCGTACAATATTTCTTCTCAGATTGTTTTTAGGACATTAGATCTTAAACATCAGATTCCTGAATTTTCAGGAATGTTCCAGAAAGAAGTAGCCGAGCGCATCTGCGAAAAGAAAGGCTCGAAAACCTACGGAATATTATCCGTTTTAGCCCAGGCTTTCTATACTACAGAGTATCTGTTTACGGTTGATGAAAACGTTTTTATTCCTCCGCCCAAGGTGAAATCGGGTGTGATGAGAATGACCCGAAAGGAAGATTACAGTCTTCCTTGCAGTGAAAAGTTATTTTTTACAGTTGTAAAAACCGCTTTTCAGCAGAGACGAAAAACATTACGTAACAGTTTGAAAACATTAAATTTATCAGACAAATTGCGAGAAGACACTATCTTTGATAAACGTCCGGAGCAGCTTAGCGTCGATGAATTTATTGAACTAACTCTAAAAATAGAAACCGATGGAGTTCAAAGTTAG
- a CDS encoding 2-hydroxyacid dehydrogenase — protein MSIKILHIDSNNPILWNQLEEAGFENHADFKSSKEEIEAKIHDYNGIVIRSRFKIDKGFLDKATKLQFIARVGAGLESIDCEYASSKGIHLIAAPEGNRNAVAEHSLGVILSLFNNLNQADAEVKAGQWNRESNRGHELDLKTVGIIGYGNMGKAFAKKLRGFETEVLCYDILDNVGDENAKQVSLEELREKADVLSLHLPWTPETDKMVNKDFINAFKKPFWIINTSRGKNIVTADLVEAMKEKKVLGAGLDVLEYEKLSFETLFQENNTPEALQYLMEAKNVLLTPHIAGWTFESHERLAQVIVDKIKAVYHKN, from the coding sequence ATGAGTATAAAAATTCTTCATATCGACAGTAATAATCCAATTCTATGGAACCAATTGGAAGAAGCGGGTTTTGAAAATCACGCTGATTTCAAATCTTCAAAAGAAGAAATTGAAGCAAAAATTCATGACTATAACGGAATCGTAATTCGTAGCCGATTCAAGATTGATAAGGGTTTTTTGGATAAAGCAACAAAGTTGCAGTTTATTGCGAGAGTTGGTGCTGGTTTGGAAAGCATTGATTGTGAGTATGCTTCTTCAAAAGGAATTCATCTAATCGCCGCACCCGAAGGAAATCGCAATGCTGTTGCAGAACATTCTTTAGGCGTGATTCTTTCTTTATTCAATAATCTAAATCAAGCTGATGCTGAAGTAAAAGCAGGACAATGGAATCGCGAAAGCAACCGTGGTCATGAATTGGATTTAAAAACAGTCGGAATTATTGGTTACGGAAATATGGGAAAAGCTTTTGCAAAAAAACTGAGAGGTTTTGAAACAGAAGTTTTATGCTATGATATTTTGGATAATGTTGGCGACGAAAATGCAAAACAAGTTTCTTTGGAAGAATTACGCGAAAAAGCGGATGTTTTAAGCCTTCACCTTCCTTGGACACCAGAAACAGATAAAATGGTCAACAAGGACTTTATAAATGCATTTAAAAAGCCATTTTGGATAATTAATACATCGCGTGGCAAAAACATCGTAACAGCCGATTTGGTTGAGGCAATGAAAGAGAAAAAAGTTCTAGGAGCAGGTTTGGATGTTTTGGAATATGAAAAACTTTCGTTTGAAACCCTATTTCAAGAAAACAATACGCCAGAAGCGCTTCAATATCTTATGGAAGCAAAAAATGTCTTACTGACGCCTCATATTGCGGGTTGGACATTTGAAAGTCATGAACGTCTGGCTCAGGTAATTGTAGATAAAATTAAAGCGGTGTACCATAAAAACTAG
- a CDS encoding DUF805 domain-containing protein — protein MIEWYKIAMFENYSNFSGRARRSEYWYFRLATAVIFFVFIALAIIVSIIGGGFLGFPVAIGLIALYSLIALIPSLAVTVRRMHDLGKSGWNVLISFIPLVGPIWFLVLLATEGEHGENYYGPDPKSTIEEIDEIGINN, from the coding sequence ATGATTGAATGGTATAAAATTGCAATGTTCGAGAACTATTCGAATTTTAGCGGAAGAGCTAGAAGAAGTGAATATTGGTATTTTCGTTTGGCAACCGCTGTAATCTTTTTTGTGTTTATTGCTTTAGCGATAATAGTATCAATAATTGGAGGAGGATTTTTAGGTTTTCCAGTTGCAATAGGGTTAATCGCTTTGTACTCTCTTATTGCTTTAATCCCATCATTGGCTGTAACGGTTAGAAGAATGCACGATTTGGGTAAAAGTGGATGGAATGTTTTAATTTCTTTCATTCCGTTGGTTGGTCCTATCTGGTTTCTTGTTTTGTTAGCAACAGAAGGAGAACACGGGGAAAATTACTATGGTCCAGATCCTAAAAGTACCATTGAAGAAATTGATGAAATCGGAATTAATAATTAA
- the nhaA gene encoding Na+/H+ antiporter NhaA, translating to MKLTKTFKAFFENEKSGGIILLCVTILSLYLANSSVQIPYVAFWEKEISGHSITHWINDGLMTIFFLLIGLELEREIYHGELSNIKNASLPIMAAFGGMLVPAAIFLALNYGTTTQNGAGIPMATDIAFAIGILSLLGKRVPTSLKVFLTALAVIDDLGAIIVIAVFYTTSISFLNLGIALGIWGLLFILNRMKIHNLIPYLVGGAIMWYFMLNSGVHATITGVILAFVIPFGDGGEKTSSYRLQHFLHQPVAFLILPLFAIANTAITITENWHEGLNHVNTYGIILGLVVGKPLGILLFSSVGVTSGLCMLPKNLKWTHILGAGMLGGIGFTMSIFITVLAFKNPEVIVFSKIAILIASFLAGLMGFVYLKYILNRSK from the coding sequence ATGAAACTAACCAAGACTTTTAAAGCCTTTTTTGAAAACGAAAAATCGGGAGGAATTATCTTGCTCTGTGTTACGATTTTATCTCTATATCTTGCCAACTCTTCAGTTCAAATTCCGTATGTTGCTTTTTGGGAAAAAGAAATTTCAGGGCATTCTATTACACACTGGATCAATGACGGATTGATGACAATTTTCTTCCTTTTGATCGGATTGGAGCTCGAACGCGAAATTTATCACGGTGAATTATCAAATATTAAGAACGCTTCTTTGCCTATAATGGCCGCTTTTGGCGGAATGCTGGTTCCTGCAGCAATCTTTTTGGCTTTAAATTACGGAACAACGACACAAAACGGAGCTGGAATCCCAATGGCGACCGATATTGCCTTTGCAATCGGAATTTTATCCCTTCTAGGAAAAAGAGTTCCTACATCTTTAAAAGTTTTCTTAACTGCTTTAGCTGTTATTGATGATTTAGGCGCTATTATCGTTATTGCAGTTTTTTACACCACATCAATCTCTTTTTTAAATCTAGGAATTGCACTAGGAATTTGGGGCTTATTATTCATCTTAAATCGAATGAAAATCCATAATCTAATTCCATATCTTGTTGGTGGAGCTATTATGTGGTATTTTATGCTTAATTCTGGCGTTCATGCAACCATTACAGGAGTTATTTTAGCATTTGTAATTCCGTTTGGAGATGGCGGAGAAAAAACTTCTTCGTATAGACTACAACATTTTTTGCATCAGCCCGTTGCCTTTCTAATATTGCCTCTCTTTGCAATTGCAAATACCGCTATAACCATTACAGAAAACTGGCACGAAGGTCTTAATCATGTTAATACATACGGAATCATTCTTGGTCTTGTGGTCGGTAAACCACTTGGAATTTTGCTTTTCTCTTCTGTCGGCGTGACGTCTGGCTTGTGCATGTTACCTAAAAACTTAAAATGGACACATATTTTAGGTGCAGGAATGCTGGGCGGAATTGGTTTTACCATGTCAATATTCATTACTGTTCTTGCTTTCAAAAATCCCGAAGTTATTGTTTTTTCTAAAATAGCAATTCTTATTGCCTCTTTCTTGGCTGGACTTATGGGATTTGTTTATTTGAAATACATACTAAACAGATCGAAATAA
- the mgtE gene encoding magnesium transporter encodes MEFKVSKEFIHQLEELINKKNDSELEVLLNDLHHADIAEILDELDFDEATYIFKVLDSDKTAEILLELEEDLRENILSRLSPKEIAEELDELETNDAADIIAELSQEIKAEVISEILDVEHAKDIVDLLRYDENTAGGLMGKELVKVNENWNVLTCVKEMRIQAENVSRVHSIYVVDDENRLKGRLSLKDLLTSSTKTQIGEVYIRKLNFVNVDTEDVEVARIMQKYDLEAIPVVDELGRLVGRITIDDIVDVIKEEADKDYQLAAGITQDVESNDSVYELTKARLPWLLIGMVIEIVASFVLKGNEATFQKYSTLIIFVPLLSATAGNIGVQASAIVVQGLANGTLKDFSRAYFTKEITVSMISGSIISFLLLCYHSIMYQQYLVGFAISISMIVVILFAATLGTLVPLFLNKNKIDPAIATGPFITTTNDVFGIMLYFGVANLILGF; translated from the coding sequence ATGGAGTTCAAAGTTAGTAAAGAATTTATACACCAGTTAGAGGAACTGATCAATAAGAAAAACGACAGCGAATTAGAAGTTTTACTTAATGATCTGCACCACGCTGATATTGCCGAAATTTTAGACGAATTAGATTTCGATGAGGCAACCTACATCTTTAAGGTTTTAGATAGTGATAAAACGGCCGAAATTCTTCTTGAATTGGAAGAAGATCTGCGTGAAAATATCTTAAGCCGACTTTCACCAAAGGAAATCGCAGAAGAGCTTGATGAGCTTGAAACCAATGATGCTGCCGATATTATCGCAGAACTTTCGCAGGAAATTAAAGCGGAAGTAATCTCTGAAATATTGGATGTTGAACACGCCAAAGACATTGTAGATCTTTTGCGTTACGACGAAAACACAGCTGGTGGTCTAATGGGTAAAGAGCTTGTAAAAGTGAATGAAAACTGGAATGTTTTGACCTGCGTTAAAGAAATGCGTATTCAGGCAGAAAATGTATCCAGAGTGCATTCTATTTATGTAGTGGATGATGAAAATAGACTAAAAGGAAGACTTTCTCTTAAAGATTTGTTGACTTCTTCTACCAAAACTCAGATTGGTGAAGTTTATATCCGAAAATTAAATTTTGTAAATGTTGATACGGAAGATGTTGAAGTCGCTCGTATCATGCAGAAATACGATTTAGAGGCAATTCCAGTTGTTGACGAGTTAGGTCGTTTGGTAGGAAGAATTACCATCGATGATATCGTAGACGTAATCAAAGAAGAAGCCGATAAAGATTACCAGTTAGCTGCCGGTATTACCCAAGATGTTGAATCGAATGACAGCGTTTACGAGTTGACCAAAGCACGTTTGCCTTGGCTTCTGATTGGAATGGTGATCGAAATTGTTGCGTCTTTTGTTTTAAAAGGCAATGAAGCTACTTTCCAAAAATATTCAACATTAATCATTTTTGTGCCTTTACTTTCTGCAACTGCTGGAAATATTGGAGTTCAGGCTTCGGCAATCGTAGTGCAAGGTTTAGCAAATGGAACATTAAAAGATTTCAGCCGTGCTTATTTTACTAAAGAAATTACGGTTTCGATGATTTCGGGAAGTATTATTTCATTCCTTTTATTGTGTTACCATTCTATCATGTACCAACAGTATTTAGTTGGGTTTGCCATTTCAATTTCGATGATTGTCGTGATTTTATTTGCTGCTACTTTAGGAACTTTAGTGCCGCTTTTCTTGAACAAAAACAAAATTGATCCCGCAATTGCGACTGGTCCGTTTATCACAACAACCAACGATGTATTCGGAATCATGTTATACTTCGGAGTAGCAAATCTGATTCTTGGATTCTAG
- a CDS encoding DUF4286 family protein — protein sequence MIIYNVTTNIHESVHDQWLKWMQEKHIPEILATNKFSSARIVKVLVEEEMGGITYSVQYITDSKETLEKFYIEDEPEFHREALGLFADKMLSFRTELEVISEH from the coding sequence ATGATTATTTACAACGTTACCACAAACATACACGAAAGCGTTCATGACCAATGGTTAAAATGGATGCAGGAAAAACACATACCAGAAATTCTGGCTACTAATAAATTTTCTTCAGCACGAATTGTAAAAGTTCTCGTTGAAGAAGAAATGGGCGGAATCACCTATTCTGTACAATATATAACAGACAGCAAAGAAACTCTGGAGAAGTTTTATATCGAAGATGAACCAGAATTTCATAGAGAAGCATTAGGCTTATTTGCTGATAAAATGCTTTCTTTCAGAACAGAATTGGAAGTTATTTCAGAGCACTAG
- the serS gene encoding serine--tRNA ligase, with amino-acid sequence MLQIAFIRENQEKVIKALAKRNIDAKSVVEEVVQLDENRRAAQVELDNTLSESNKLSKDIGELMKAGEKAKAAILKEKTVSLKEKSKELSEKAEALAVELTNKLYTLPNLPADIVPEGKTPDDNLNVFQEGNIPALHDGAQPHWELVKKYDIIDFELGVKITGAGFPVYKGKGAKLQRALINYFLDKNTAAGYNEVQVPHLVNEASGYGTGQLPDKEGQMYHAGIDDLYLIPTAEVPVTNLFRDVILNESELPVLQTAYTPCFRREAGSYGAHVRGLNRLHQFDKVEIVRIEHPDNSYAALDGMVEHVKDILKELKLPYRVLRLCGGDMGFTSALTYDFEVFSTAQDRWLEISSVSNFETFQANRLKLRFKDKDGKNQLAHTLNGSSLALPRVLAGIIENYQTPEGIVIPEVLRPYCGFDIIN; translated from the coding sequence ATGTTACAAATTGCATTTATTAGAGAAAATCAAGAGAAAGTAATCAAAGCTTTAGCAAAACGAAATATCGATGCTAAAAGCGTTGTTGAAGAGGTGGTTCAATTAGACGAAAATCGTCGTGCTGCACAGGTGGAATTAGACAATACTTTATCAGAATCTAATAAATTGTCCAAAGATATTGGTGAATTGATGAAAGCTGGTGAGAAAGCTAAAGCAGCAATCTTAAAAGAAAAAACAGTTTCACTAAAAGAAAAAAGTAAAGAACTGAGCGAAAAAGCGGAAGCTTTGGCTGTTGAGTTAACCAATAAATTATACACATTACCAAACCTTCCAGCCGATATTGTTCCTGAAGGAAAAACTCCAGATGACAATTTGAATGTTTTCCAAGAAGGAAATATTCCAGCTTTGCACGATGGCGCACAGCCTCACTGGGAATTGGTAAAGAAATACGATATCATTGATTTTGAATTGGGTGTAAAAATTACTGGAGCAGGATTCCCTGTTTATAAAGGAAAAGGAGCAAAGTTACAGCGTGCTTTGATCAACTACTTTTTAGACAAAAACACCGCTGCAGGATACAATGAAGTTCAGGTGCCGCATTTGGTAAACGAAGCTTCTGGTTACGGAACAGGTCAATTGCCAGATAAAGAAGGGCAGATGTACCACGCTGGAATTGACGATTTATATCTAATTCCAACGGCTGAGGTTCCAGTAACCAATTTATTCCGCGATGTGATTTTAAACGAAAGCGAATTGCCTGTTTTACAGACAGCCTATACGCCATGTTTCCGTCGTGAAGCAGGTTCTTATGGAGCACACGTTCGCGGATTAAACCGTTTACACCAATTTGATAAAGTAGAAATTGTTCGTATCGAACATCCTGATAATTCTTATGCAGCTTTAGACGGAATGGTAGAACATGTGAAAGACATTTTAAAAGAATTGAAATTGCCTTACAGAGTGTTACGTCTTTGTGGTGGTGATATGGGATTCACATCTGCTTTGACTTACGATTTTGAAGTATTTTCTACTGCTCAAGATCGCTGGTTAGAAATCAGTTCTGTTTCTAACTTTGAAACGTTCCAGGCAAACCGTTTGAAATTACGTTTTAAAGACAAAGACGGAAAAAACCAGTTGGCACATACACTTAACGGAAGTTCATTAGCGCTTCCGAGAGTTTTAGCTGGAATTATTGAAAATTACCAAACTCCAGAAGGAATCGTAATCCCAGAAGTTTTACGTCCTTACTGTGGATTTGATATTATAAACTAA
- a CDS encoding TM2 domain-containing protein: METTKPESWNTPSQPRQENKKVLAGIMGIIFGYLGIHKFILGYTQEGIIQIVITIVTCGVGSIIGFIEGIIYLTKSDEDFYQTYQVGKKGWF; the protein is encoded by the coding sequence ATGGAAACTACAAAACCAGAAAGCTGGAATACACCATCTCAACCTAGACAAGAGAATAAAAAGGTATTAGCAGGAATTATGGGAATTATTTTTGGATACTTAGGTATTCATAAATTCATCTTAGGATACACTCAAGAAGGAATCATCCAAATTGTAATTACAATCGTAACTTGCGGTGTTGGTAGTATTATTGGATTTATTGAAGGAATCATCTACTTAACAAAATCAGATGAAGATTTTTACCAAACTTATCAAGTTGGTAAAAAAGGCTGGTTTTAA